From Flavipsychrobacter sp., a single genomic window includes:
- a CDS encoding nucleoside-diphosphate kinase, producing MSNRTFTMIKPDATAAGNIGNILQMINAAGFRIVAMKYTKMSKEQAGQFYEVHKERPFYGELTDFMSSGSIVAAILEKDNAVADFRALIGATNPAEAAEGTIRKKYATSIGENAVHGSDSDENAAIEGNFFFSGLERF from the coding sequence ATGTCTAATCGCACTTTTACAATGATCAAGCCTGATGCTACTGCTGCAGGAAACATTGGAAACATTCTACAAATGATTAATGCTGCTGGTTTCAGAATAGTGGCTATGAAGTACACTAAGATGAGCAAAGAGCAAGCTGGTCAGTTTTACGAAGTACATAAAGAGCGTCCATTCTATGGCGAATTAACTGATTTTATGAGTAGTGGTTCTATCGTAGCGGCTATTTTAGAAAAAGATAACGCTGTTGCTGATTTCAGAGCATTAATAGGTGCTACTAACCCTGCAGAAGCTGCTGAAGGTACTATCCGTAAGAAGTATGCTACTTCTATTGGTGAGAATGCTGTTCACGGTTCTGATAGTGATGAGAATGCTGCTATTGAAGGTAACTTCTTCTTTAGCGGTTTGGAAAGATTCTAA
- a CDS encoding SRPBCC family protein — MSFDWSKFVKKIDINVPADAVYLAWTIPDILEKWFLRSATFYYSADKKRAKHENIHSGDKYEWLWHGYGDDVMEKGEVLSANGIDKLSFTFGNAGIVTVEIGKVLDKTIVMLTQSEIPTDELSQVNYHIGCQNGWTFYLANLKSYLENGHDLRNKNEGLKHMLNS, encoded by the coding sequence ATGAGTTTTGACTGGAGCAAGTTTGTAAAAAAGATAGATATTAATGTACCTGCTGATGCCGTTTATCTGGCTTGGACGATACCTGATATTTTAGAAAAATGGTTTTTACGGTCTGCCACCTTTTATTATTCAGCTGATAAAAAAAGGGCTAAACACGAGAACATACATAGCGGAGATAAATATGAATGGCTATGGCATGGCTATGGCGACGACGTAATGGAAAAAGGCGAAGTACTATCTGCCAATGGTATCGATAAGCTATCTTTTACTTTCGGCAATGCAGGTATAGTAACTGTAGAAATAGGTAAAGTGCTGGACAAAACCATTGTTATGCTTACCCAAAGTGAAATACCAACTGATGAGCTATCTCAGGTCAATTATCATATTGGCTGCCAAAACGGTTGGACCTTTTATCTGGCCAACCTAAAATCATACCTCGAAAACGGCCATGACCTAAGAAATAAAAATGAAGGGCTGAAACATATGCTCAACTCCTAA
- a CDS encoding archaeosortase/exosortase family protein, producing the protein MERIGIPDEQLTAAVQTGTIKLLQPFFNTVTAQGSSILIDNIRSVNIAPECNGLELIVLYIGFILCIPSNWKKMLGFIVVGTLVIYLLNLVRTALLAVMYYQSHSMTQFAHHYAFKIVIYAVVFAGWLLYVRKIKVSDV; encoded by the coding sequence CTGGAACGAATAGGAATCCCCGACGAACAACTGACAGCTGCGGTACAAACCGGAACGATTAAGTTACTACAACCATTTTTCAACACAGTTACGGCACAAGGGTCTAGCATACTTATTGACAATATACGGTCAGTAAATATAGCTCCCGAATGCAACGGTTTAGAATTAATAGTTCTTTATATAGGGTTTATACTGTGCATACCTAGCAATTGGAAAAAGATGTTAGGCTTTATTGTAGTGGGTACATTGGTTATCTATCTACTAAATCTGGTACGAACAGCTTTATTGGCTGTAATGTACTATCAAAGCCACTCTATGACACAATTTGCTCATCACTATGCTTTTAAAATAGTGATCTATGCGGTAGTATTTGCAGGCTGGTTATTGTATGTCCGAAAAATTAAAGTAAGTGACGTATAA